In Pseudomonas rhizosphaerae, one DNA window encodes the following:
- the recB gene encoding exodeoxyribonuclease V subunit beta, producing MTSSARPLALAFPLRGSQLIEASAGTGKTFTISALYLRLILGHGADINGFGRELLPPQILVVTFTDAATKELRERIRTRLAEAARFFRDEIAAPDALIAQLRDEFDTTQWAACAGRLDIAAQWMDEAAVSTIHSWCQRMLREHAFDSGSLFTQSLETDHSDLLGEVVRDYWRRFYYPMQGASLDWVRTHLGGPAALLGRVRGLFAHAHEGASSGEPGELIERALAEREQALIELKKPWPQWAMQLREICLQAVAAKAVDGRKMQARYFEPWFEKITAWATDPEQHELDIGTGFTRLTPEGMAEAWKGEAPDHPGLQAMVILPAALAALPTPESAVLRHAAQWIGERFEEEKRRRAEMGFDDMLVRLDRALQGAGGEQLAQLIREQFPVALIDEFQDTDPVQYRIFERIYHIEENQQESGLFLIGDPKQAIYAFRGADIHTYLQARRATEGRLHTLGTNFRSTRAMVGAVNHLFMQAEQRAQGRGAFLFREGNDNPVPFIDVQAQGRKESLVVEGQAVSALTLWHLPSDQPVSGVAYRKALAGACAAEVVRLLNAGQAGHGGFQTEGAGARSIMPADVAILVRDGKEAQAVRAELTERGVRSVYLSDKDSVFAAQEAHDLLAWLKACAEPDSERQLRAALASVTLNRSLHELEQLNLSELEWEARVMQFRSYRTIWRSQGVLPMLRRLLHDFDLPLALIGRDDGERILTNLLHLCELLQQASSELDGEQALIRHLSEQLALSGSAAEEHILRLESDEQLVKVVTIHKSKGLEYALVFLPFICSCKPVDGKRLPLIYHDAAHRAQVTLNPTAEQVALADDERLAEDLRLLYVALTRAQHSCWLGIADLKRGTTKESVFHRSAIGYLLGGGQPLVDASQLAGWLQAASAGCQDIVQIPVPEADDARYIPLRSDAALLKVRLPKRSARENWWIASYSALRISDTLSTDDDQAPDSALEQKLMDDEPLDVQMPREVPATSGDIHRFPRGAGPGTFLHGLLEWAGREGFASVAAAPERLTDNVARRCSRRGWTGWIPTLDEWLRRFIDEPLRLGSERAPVRVAELDQYQIEMEFWFASHKVDVTRLDALVRQYTHPGVLRLPAEGAMLNGMFKGFIDLCFEHQGQYYVADYKSNWLGPDDAAYTQEAMTQSILANRYDLQYVLYLLALHRQLKARLPGYDYDEHVGGAVFVFLRGLGAPSQGVYFTRPPRDLIEELDALFKGTRRDVQADLFEEDAS from the coding sequence ATGACATCGTCAGCACGTCCGCTGGCGTTGGCCTTCCCCTTGCGTGGCAGCCAACTGATCGAAGCCAGCGCAGGCACCGGCAAGACATTCACCATTTCCGCACTCTATCTGCGCTTGATACTGGGCCATGGTGCGGACATCAATGGATTCGGTCGCGAGCTGCTGCCGCCGCAGATCTTGGTCGTGACGTTCACCGATGCGGCGACCAAGGAGCTGCGCGAGCGGATTCGCACACGCCTGGCCGAAGCGGCACGGTTTTTCCGGGATGAGATCGCCGCACCGGATGCGCTGATTGCCCAGTTGCGCGATGAATTCGACACCACCCAGTGGGCTGCTTGCGCCGGCCGACTGGATATTGCTGCGCAATGGATGGACGAGGCAGCTGTTTCCACCATTCACAGCTGGTGCCAGCGCATGCTGCGTGAGCATGCGTTCGACAGCGGCAGTTTGTTCACCCAGAGCCTTGAGACTGATCACAGCGATCTGCTGGGTGAAGTCGTGCGCGACTATTGGCGGCGCTTCTATTACCCCATGCAAGGCGCTTCCCTGGATTGGGTGCGGACGCATCTGGGCGGGCCGGCAGCATTGCTCGGCAGGGTGCGTGGGCTGTTTGCCCATGCACATGAGGGCGCTTCGAGCGGTGAACCCGGCGAGCTTATCGAGCGTGCTCTGGCCGAGCGCGAGCAGGCCTTGATCGAACTCAAGAAACCCTGGCCGCAGTGGGCAATGCAGTTGCGTGAAATCTGCCTGCAGGCCGTTGCGGCGAAGGCGGTGGACGGTCGCAAGATGCAGGCACGCTATTTCGAACCCTGGTTCGAGAAAATCACGGCCTGGGCGACCGATCCGGAACAGCACGAGCTAGATATCGGCACCGGCTTCACCCGCCTGACACCCGAAGGCATGGCCGAGGCCTGGAAAGGAGAGGCGCCGGATCACCCTGGATTGCAGGCGATGGTCATCCTGCCCGCGGCGCTGGCAGCGCTGCCGACACCTGAAAGCGCGGTGCTCAGGCACGCTGCCCAGTGGATCGGCGAACGCTTCGAGGAAGAGAAGCGCCGACGCGCGGAAATGGGCTTCGACGACATGCTGGTCCGGCTCGACCGGGCGCTGCAGGGCGCCGGTGGCGAGCAGTTGGCCCAGTTGATTCGTGAGCAGTTTCCGGTAGCCCTGATCGATGAGTTTCAGGACACCGATCCGGTTCAGTACCGCATTTTCGAGCGCATCTATCACATCGAAGAGAACCAACAGGAGAGCGGTCTATTCCTGATCGGCGACCCGAAGCAGGCGATCTACGCCTTCCGTGGTGCCGATATACACACCTACCTGCAGGCCCGTCGCGCGACGGAGGGGCGGCTGCATACGCTGGGTACCAATTTTCGTTCGACCCGGGCAATGGTCGGCGCGGTCAATCACCTGTTCATGCAGGCCGAGCAGCGCGCGCAGGGCCGAGGCGCGTTCCTGTTCCGAGAGGGCAATGACAACCCGGTGCCGTTCATCGATGTACAGGCCCAGGGCCGCAAGGAGTCGTTGGTCGTCGAGGGGCAGGCTGTATCGGCACTGACACTTTGGCATCTGCCCAGCGATCAGCCGGTTTCCGGCGTTGCCTATCGCAAGGCACTGGCAGGCGCCTGCGCGGCTGAGGTAGTGCGCCTGTTGAACGCCGGTCAGGCCGGGCACGGTGGCTTCCAGACAGAAGGGGCAGGCGCAAGGAGCATTATGCCAGCCGATGTAGCCATTCTGGTGCGTGATGGCAAGGAGGCCCAAGCGGTGCGCGCCGAGTTGACCGAGCGAGGCGTGCGCAGCGTGTACCTGTCGGACAAGGATTCGGTATTTGCCGCACAGGAAGCCCACGATCTGCTGGCCTGGTTGAAGGCGTGCGCGGAGCCTGACTCGGAGCGGCAATTGCGCGCCGCCTTGGCGAGCGTGACGCTGAACCGCTCGCTGCACGAGCTGGAGCAACTGAACCTGAGCGAGCTGGAATGGGAAGCGCGGGTCATGCAGTTCCGCAGCTATCGAACCATCTGGCGCAGCCAGGGGGTGTTGCCGATGCTGCGCAGGTTGCTCCACGATTTCGACCTGCCGTTGGCGTTGATCGGTCGCGACGATGGCGAGCGTATCCTGACCAACCTGCTGCACCTGTGCGAGCTGTTGCAGCAGGCCTCCAGCGAACTGGACGGCGAGCAGGCGCTCATCCGTCATCTGAGCGAACAGCTGGCGCTGTCCGGCAGCGCCGCCGAGGAGCACATCCTGCGCCTGGAAAGCGATGAGCAGCTGGTCAAGGTGGTGACCATCCACAAGTCCAAGGGGCTCGAGTATGCGTTGGTCTTCCTGCCTTTCATCTGCAGTTGCAAACCGGTCGATGGCAAGCGGCTGCCATTGATCTACCACGATGCAGCCCACCGTGCGCAAGTGACACTGAATCCTACGGCCGAACAGGTGGCGCTGGCCGACGACGAGCGTCTGGCCGAGGATTTGCGTCTGCTCTACGTGGCCTTGACCCGAGCCCAGCATAGCTGTTGGCTCGGCATCGCGGACCTCAAGCGTGGCACGACCAAGGAATCGGTGTTCCATCGCTCGGCCATCGGTTACCTGCTGGGCGGTGGGCAGCCACTGGTCGATGCAAGTCAGCTCGCGGGCTGGTTGCAGGCTGCGAGTGCGGGATGCCAGGACATCGTGCAGATACCCGTGCCGGAAGCAGACGACGCGCGCTACATTCCGCTGCGCAGCGATGCCGCCCTGCTCAAGGTGCGCTTGCCCAAGCGCAGTGCGCGCGAGAACTGGTGGATTGCGTCCTACAGTGCGTTGCGCATCAGCGACACCTTGAGCACCGATGACGATCAGGCGCCCGACAGTGCCCTCGAGCAGAAACTCATGGACGATGAGCCCTTGGACGTCCAAATGCCCCGCGAGGTGCCGGCCACCAGCGGTGACATCCACCGTTTCCCACGCGGGGCGGGTCCGGGGACCTTTCTGCATGGTTTGCTGGAGTGGGCGGGGCGCGAAGGGTTCGCCAGCGTTGCGGCGGCTCCCGAACGATTGACTGACAACGTCGCGCGCCGTTGCAGTCGGCGCGGCTGGACCGGCTGGATCCCCACCCTCGACGAATGGCTGCGACGTTTCATCGACGAGCCTTTGCGGCTTGGATCTGAACGAGCGCCAGTACGCGTGGCCGAGCTCGATCAATACCAGATCGAAATGGAGTTCTGGTTCGCCAGCCACAAGGTCGACGTGACCCGTCTCGATGCCCTGGTGCGCCAGTACACCCATCCCGGCGTCCTTCGGCTGCCGGCCGAGGGGGCCATGCTCAACGGGATGTTCAAGGGCTTCATCGACCTGTGCTTCGAGCATCAGGGGCAATATTACGTTGCCGACTACAAATCCAACTGGCTCGGCCCGGATGATGCCGCCTATACCCAGGAGGCGATGACCCAGTCCATTCTGGCCAACCGCTACGACCTGCAATACGTGTTGTATCTGCTGGCCCTGCACCGCCAGCTGAAGGCACGGCTGCCGGGGTACGACTACGACGAACATGTCGGAGGTGCAGTATTCGTATTTCTGCGCGGCCTGGGGGCGCCGAGCCAGGGCGTGTACTTCACCCGTCCGCCACGTGATCTCATCGAGGAACTCGATGCGTTGTTCAAAGGCACACGCCGCGATGTACAGGCTGACCTGTTCGAGGAAGATGCATCATGA
- the recC gene encoding exodeoxyribonuclease V subunit gamma: MSAVSPLTPGFMVVHGNRLDELRSLVVGWMRMYPLRPLENEIILVQSNGIAQWLKLALAADESADDEGGVGISAAVDVQLPGSFMWQLYRSVLGQDQIPSSSLLDKAPLTWRLMRLLPQLIDQPHFEPLQRFLLDDNDLRKRYQLSERLADLFDQYQVYRADWLQDWAIGKHQLRNGRGLSKPLPTGNCWQAELWRALLKDVGSEGMAQSRAGVHQRFMEAAAALDEAPSTLPSRVIVFGISSLPAQGLEALAALGRFSQVLLCVHNPCRHHWADIVADKDLLRHQYKRQARKQDMPVVLDSDNLHQHAHPLLAAWGKQGRDYINLLDSYDDPASYQAAFGDGRIDLFSEGEPRHLLGQLQDDILKLRPLAETQSIWPTVDIKTDKSIRFHVAHSAQREVEILHDQLLARFSADAGLRPRDVIVMVPDVDSYAPHIRAVFGQLDREDRRFIPFTLTDQGQRGRDPLLIAVEHLLKLPDSRFPVSEILDLLDVPALRRRFAIQERDLPTLRRWIEGAGIRWGLDARQRTQMGLPIELEQNTWRFGLRRMLLGYAVGTGIGCSDIEPYDEIGGLDAALIGPLAALLDALEVACQQLDRSATPADWGIRLHQLLQLFFTADTEHDEYLLNQLEELRESWLQTCESVGLVEELPLTVVREAWLAGLDQGRLSQRFLAGSVNFCTLMPMRAIPFKIVCLLGMNDGDYPRAQPPLDFDLMGSDYRPGDRSRREDDRYLLLEALLSAREQLYISWVGRSIRDNSERPPSVLIGQLRDHLASGWRLSGDEALGSAASGQKLLHALTLEHPLQPFSARYFHQGNPALFSFASEWQHLHAGVAAADTQVPLPAHRQEEPLSVAQLQDFLRNPVRHFFSQRLKVFFESAEKPVSDVEPFVLDALERYTLSDSLLSAGMANAGEISDTLEKHARKLQGSGLLPMAEFGARLRDELIEPLPDLLERYRQLLVLWPSRLDSALPITFEARGIVLEGWLAGVYQRDDGSYLSVSTIANAIGGVRSRKWHRLVRPWVLHLASCAVGLPLTTAVVASDDTLLLDPLPLDQARTALSDLLLAWQAGMTRPLPVAVKTAVAWLSQTDEEKALAAARKAYEGDGVTSNGERREAVALMRQFADFDALMDSEEFEGWAQTLYQPMLEAPWRSLDEREARS, translated from the coding sequence ATGTCGGCTGTGTCGCCTCTTACCCCCGGTTTCATGGTTGTACATGGCAACCGCCTGGACGAACTGCGCAGCCTTGTCGTGGGCTGGATGCGTATGTATCCACTGCGTCCTCTGGAAAATGAAATCATCCTGGTGCAGAGCAATGGCATCGCTCAGTGGCTCAAGCTCGCACTCGCTGCGGACGAGAGCGCAGATGACGAAGGGGGTGTAGGGATTTCGGCGGCGGTGGACGTGCAATTGCCTGGCAGTTTCATGTGGCAGCTGTATCGAAGCGTATTGGGGCAGGACCAGATTCCTTCCTCCTCGCTGCTCGATAAAGCACCGCTCACATGGCGTTTGATGCGCCTGCTGCCACAGTTGATCGACCAGCCACATTTCGAACCGCTTCAGCGCTTCCTGCTCGACGACAACGACCTGCGCAAGCGCTACCAGCTCTCCGAGCGTCTGGCAGACCTGTTCGATCAGTACCAGGTTTATCGTGCGGACTGGCTGCAGGACTGGGCGATAGGTAAGCATCAGCTACGCAATGGCAGGGGTTTGAGCAAACCGCTGCCGACAGGAAATTGCTGGCAGGCTGAATTGTGGAGGGCGTTGCTGAAGGATGTAGGGTCCGAAGGCATGGCACAAAGCCGAGCGGGGGTGCATCAACGCTTCATGGAGGCTGCCGCGGCGCTGGATGAAGCGCCTTCGACATTGCCATCGCGTGTGATCGTGTTCGGTATCTCTTCGTTACCAGCCCAAGGCCTGGAAGCCTTGGCGGCGCTGGGTCGCTTCAGTCAGGTGTTGTTGTGCGTGCATAACCCCTGCCGGCACCACTGGGCCGATATCGTGGCGGACAAGGACCTGCTGCGTCATCAATACAAACGCCAGGCTCGCAAGCAGGACATGCCGGTCGTATTGGATTCAGACAACCTTCATCAACACGCCCATCCTTTGCTCGCCGCCTGGGGCAAGCAAGGTCGTGACTACATCAATCTGCTCGACAGCTATGACGACCCTGCCAGCTATCAAGCTGCGTTTGGCGACGGTCGTATCGATCTGTTCAGCGAAGGTGAGCCGAGACATCTGTTGGGTCAGTTGCAGGACGATATCCTCAAGCTGCGCCCCTTGGCCGAAACACAGTCGATCTGGCCCACCGTCGATATCAAGACTGACAAGAGCATTCGCTTCCACGTTGCCCACAGTGCGCAGCGCGAGGTGGAGATTCTCCACGATCAGCTGTTGGCACGCTTCAGTGCCGATGCCGGGTTGCGTCCACGTGACGTGATCGTCATGGTGCCCGACGTCGATAGCTATGCACCCCATATTCGCGCGGTGTTTGGCCAGCTGGATCGAGAGGACCGCAGATTCATTCCTTTCACCTTGACCGATCAGGGGCAGCGCGGGCGTGATCCTCTGCTTATCGCAGTCGAGCATTTGCTCAAGCTGCCGGACAGTCGCTTCCCCGTGAGCGAAATCCTCGACCTGCTCGATGTGCCTGCCTTGCGGCGTCGATTCGCGATTCAGGAACGGGATCTGCCGACGCTGCGTCGCTGGATCGAGGGCGCGGGTATTCGCTGGGGCCTCGATGCACGCCAACGTACTCAGATGGGACTGCCGATCGAGCTGGAACAGAACACTTGGCGCTTTGGTCTGCGCCGAATGTTGCTCGGCTATGCCGTCGGAACCGGAATAGGGTGCAGTGACATCGAGCCCTACGACGAGATCGGTGGCTTGGACGCTGCGCTCATTGGCCCCCTTGCGGCGCTGCTGGATGCATTGGAAGTGGCGTGCCAGCAGCTTGATCGTTCTGCCACCCCTGCGGACTGGGGTATTCGACTGCATCAGCTGCTGCAGCTGTTTTTCACTGCTGATACGGAACATGACGAATACCTGCTCAATCAACTGGAAGAGCTGCGCGAGAGCTGGCTGCAAACCTGTGAATCGGTGGGACTGGTCGAGGAACTGCCGTTGACCGTGGTGCGTGAAGCCTGGCTCGCGGGGTTGGATCAGGGACGGTTGAGTCAACGCTTTCTAGCTGGCTCCGTGAACTTCTGTACCTTGATGCCGATGCGCGCTATTCCATTCAAGATCGTGTGCCTTTTGGGCATGAACGATGGCGACTACCCACGGGCGCAGCCGCCGCTGGACTTCGACTTGATGGGCAGCGATTACCGCCCGGGAGACCGTTCCCGTCGGGAGGATGACCGCTACCTGTTGCTGGAGGCGCTGCTTTCGGCGCGAGAGCAACTGTATATAAGTTGGGTTGGGCGCAGCATCAGGGATAACAGCGAACGGCCACCCTCGGTACTGATCGGCCAGTTGCGCGACCATTTGGCCAGTGGCTGGAGGCTGTCCGGCGATGAGGCTCTGGGCAGCGCGGCAAGCGGACAGAAGCTATTGCATGCACTGACGTTGGAACATCCCCTTCAGCCTTTCAGTGCGCGGTATTTTCACCAGGGAAACCCTGCTCTCTTCAGTTTCGCCAGCGAGTGGCAGCACTTGCACGCAGGGGTAGCGGCAGCGGATACGCAGGTACCGCTGCCTGCTCATCGTCAGGAGGAGCCGCTAAGCGTGGCTCAATTGCAGGATTTTCTGCGTAACCCTGTCAGGCATTTCTTCAGCCAGCGGCTGAAGGTTTTTTTCGAGTCAGCAGAAAAGCCGGTGTCCGATGTCGAGCCCTTCGTGCTCGATGCGCTGGAGCGTTACACGCTCAGTGACAGCCTACTCAGTGCCGGAATGGCCAATGCCGGTGAAATCTCGGATACGCTCGAAAAGCATGCGCGCAAGTTGCAAGGCAGCGGCCTATTGCCCATGGCGGAATTCGGCGCACGACTGCGTGACGAATTGATCGAGCCATTGCCTGATCTGCTAGAGCGCTACCGTCAATTGCTCGTTCTATGGCCTTCACGGCTGGACAGTGCGTTGCCGATCACCTTCGAGGCGCGGGGCATCGTGCTGGAGGGATGGCTTGCGGGTGTCTACCAGCGTGATGATGGCAGCTATCTCAGCGTTTCGACGATCGCCAACGCCATCGGCGGGGTGCGCTCGCGCAAGTGGCATCGACTGGTACGTCCGTGGGTCTTGCACCTCGCATCGTGCGCAGTGGGACTGCCCCTGACGACGGCGGTGGTCGCCAGCGACGATACCCTGTTGCTCGATCCACTGCCGTTGGACCAGGCTCGAACTGCGCTGAGCGATCTGTTGCTGGCCTGGCAAGCAGGTATGACGCGTCCTCTGCCGGTGGCGGTGAAAACGGCCGTGGCCTGGCTTTCGCAAACTGATGAGGAAAAGGCCTTGGCGGCAGCACGAAAAGCCTATGAGGGCGATGGCGTGACCAGCAATGGCGAGCGCCGGGAGGCGGTGGCATTGATGCGTCAGTTCGCTGATTTCGATGCCCTGATGGACAGTGAAGAATTCGAAGGCTGGGCCCAGACCCTGTACCAACCCATGCTGGAGGCGCCTTGGCGCTCGCTTGACGAACGGGAGGCTCGCTCATGA
- a CDS encoding CoA-acylating methylmalonate-semialdehyde dehydrogenase — protein sequence MSTIQHLINGDLVSSGDRTADVFNPSTGQPIRKLHLASRETVQLAIDSAKAAFPAWRKTPAAKRAQVMFRFKQLLEQNESKIAQMISEEHGKTLEDAAGELKRGIENVEFACAAPEVLKGEYSRNVGPNIDAWSDFQPLGIVAGITPFNFPAMVPLWMYPLAIVCGNCFILKPSERDPSSTLYIAQLLLEAGLPAGVLNVVHGDKVAVDALIEAPEVKALSFVGSTPIAEYIYSEGTRRGKRVQALGGAKNHAVLMPDADLDNAVSALMGAAYGSCGERCMAISVAVCVGDQVADALVAKLTPQIKALKIGAGTSCGLDMGPLVTAQARDKVSGYVDDGEQAGAKLVVDGRGLSVAGNEEGFFLGGCLFDHVTPQMRIYKEEIFGPVLCIVRVDSLEQAMQLINEHEYGNGTCIFTRDGEAARLFCDEIEVGMVGVNVPLPVPVAYHSFGGWKRSLFGDLHAYGPDGVRFYTRRKAITQRWPQRASHEASQFAFPSL from the coding sequence ATGAGCACTATCCAACACTTGATCAACGGCGATCTGGTTTCCAGCGGCGACCGTACGGCCGATGTCTTCAACCCGTCGACCGGCCAGCCCATCCGCAAACTGCACCTGGCCAGCCGCGAAACCGTGCAACTGGCCATCGACTCCGCCAAGGCCGCCTTCCCGGCCTGGCGCAAGACCCCGGCGGCCAAGCGCGCCCAGGTGATGTTCCGCTTCAAGCAACTGCTGGAGCAGAACGAAAGCAAAATCGCGCAGATGATCAGTGAAGAGCACGGCAAGACGCTGGAAGACGCGGCGGGCGAACTCAAGCGCGGCATCGAAAACGTCGAATTCGCCTGCGCAGCCCCTGAGGTACTCAAAGGCGAGTACAGCCGCAACGTCGGCCCCAACATCGATGCCTGGTCCGACTTCCAGCCCTTGGGTATCGTCGCCGGTATCACACCGTTCAACTTCCCGGCCATGGTTCCCTTGTGGATGTACCCGCTGGCCATCGTCTGCGGCAACTGCTTCATCCTCAAGCCGTCCGAGCGCGACCCCAGCTCCACACTCTATATAGCCCAACTGTTGCTGGAAGCAGGCCTGCCAGCCGGCGTGCTCAACGTCGTACACGGCGACAAGGTCGCAGTGGATGCCCTGATCGAAGCACCCGAGGTCAAGGCGTTGAGCTTCGTCGGCTCCACACCCATCGCCGAGTACATCTATAGCGAGGGCACTCGCCGGGGCAAGCGCGTCCAGGCCCTGGGTGGCGCGAAGAACCATGCGGTGCTGATGCCCGACGCTGATCTGGACAACGCGGTCAGCGCCCTGATGGGTGCTGCCTACGGTTCCTGCGGTGAGCGCTGCATGGCCATCTCGGTCGCCGTCTGTGTCGGTGACCAGGTCGCCGACGCGCTCGTGGCCAAGCTGACTCCGCAGATCAAAGCTTTGAAAATCGGCGCCGGTACCTCCTGCGGCCTGGACATGGGCCCCCTCGTGACTGCCCAGGCCCGTGACAAGGTGTCGGGCTACGTTGACGACGGCGAGCAGGCCGGTGCCAAACTCGTCGTGGATGGCCGCGGTCTGAGTGTGGCAGGCAACGAAGAAGGGTTCTTCCTCGGCGGCTGCCTGTTCGACCACGTCACCCCGCAGATGCGCATCTATAAAGAGGAAATCTTCGGCCCGGTGCTGTGCATCGTCCGCGTCGACAGCCTCGAACAGGCCATGCAACTAATCAACGAGCACGAATACGGCAACGGCACCTGCATCTTCACCCGCGACGGTGAAGCGGCGCGCCTGTTCTGCGACGAGATCGAAGTCGGCATGGTCGGCGTCAACGTACCCTTGCCCGTACCGGTTGCCTATCACAGCTTCGGCGGCTGGAAGCGCTCGCTGTTCGGTGACCTGCATGCCTACGGGCCAGACGGTGTGCGTTTCTACACGCGCCGCAAGGCCATCACTCAACGCTGGCCGCAACGTGCCAGCCACGAAGCCTCTCAGTTCGCTTTCCCAAGCCTCTGA
- a CDS encoding aspartate aminotransferase family protein yields MNMPENAPVGVTSQLKLDAHWMPYTANRSFQRDPRIIVAAQGSWLTDDKGRQIYDSLSGLWTCGAGHTRKEIQEAVSRQLGVLDYSPAFQYGHPLSFQLAEKITDLTPGTLNHVFYTNSGSECCDTAVKMVRAYWRLKGQATKTKMIGRARGYHGVNVAGTSLGGVNGNRKMFGQLMDVDHIPHTLLPGNTYSKGSPEEGGIALADEMLKVIELHDASNIAALIVEPMAGSAGVLPPPKGYLKRLREICDQHNILLIFDEVITGFGRTGAMFGADTFGVTPDLMCIAKQITNGAIPMGAVIASTEIYQTFMNQATPEYAVEFPHGYTYSAHPVACAAGLAALDLLQRENLVQSAAELAPHFESVLHGVKGAKNIVDIRNYGLAGAIQLAPRDGDAIVRPYEVSMKLWKAGFYVRFGGDTLQFGPTFNAQPQDLDRLFDAVGEALNQID; encoded by the coding sequence ATGAACATGCCCGAGAACGCCCCCGTCGGCGTGACCAGCCAGCTCAAGCTGGACGCTCACTGGATGCCGTACACCGCCAACCGCAGCTTCCAACGTGATCCTCGGATCATCGTCGCGGCCCAGGGCAGTTGGTTGACCGATGACAAGGGCCGCCAGATCTACGACAGCCTTTCCGGTCTGTGGACCTGCGGTGCAGGTCACACGCGCAAGGAAATCCAGGAAGCGGTGTCGCGCCAACTCGGTGTGCTCGACTACTCGCCCGCGTTTCAGTACGGCCATCCGTTGTCGTTCCAGCTGGCGGAAAAGATCACCGACCTGACCCCCGGCACCCTCAATCACGTCTTCTATACCAACTCCGGCTCCGAGTGCTGCGATACCGCCGTGAAAATGGTCCGTGCCTACTGGCGCCTGAAAGGCCAGGCCACCAAGACCAAGATGATCGGCCGGGCCCGTGGCTACCACGGCGTCAACGTCGCCGGCACCAGCCTGGGCGGGGTCAATGGCAACCGCAAGATGTTCGGCCAATTGATGGACGTGGACCATATTCCGCACACCCTGCTGCCGGGCAACACTTACTCCAAAGGATCGCCGGAGGAGGGCGGCATCGCCCTGGCCGACGAAATGCTCAAGGTCATCGAGCTGCACGACGCTTCCAACATTGCCGCCCTGATCGTCGAGCCCATGGCCGGTTCGGCGGGCGTCCTGCCGCCGCCCAAAGGCTACCTCAAGCGTCTGCGGGAAATCTGCGACCAGCACAACATCCTGCTGATCTTCGACGAAGTCATCACCGGCTTCGGTCGCACCGGCGCCATGTTCGGCGCCGACACCTTTGGCGTAACCCCGGACTTGATGTGTATCGCCAAGCAGATCACCAACGGCGCCATTCCGATGGGCGCGGTGATTGCCAGCACCGAGATCTACCAGACCTTCATGAACCAGGCGACGCCCGAGTACGCCGTGGAATTCCCCCACGGTTACACCTACTCGGCCCACCCTGTAGCCTGCGCCGCCGGCCTTGCCGCGCTGGACTTGCTGCAGCGCGAAAACCTGGTGCAGAGCGCCGCTGAACTGGCACCGCATTTCGAAAGCGTGCTGCACGGCGTCAAGGGTGCGAAAAACATCGTCGACATCCGCAACTACGGCCTTGCCGGTGCAATCCAGCTGGCACCGCGGGATGGCGACGCCATCGTGCGCCCCTATGAAGTCTCCATGAAGTTATGGAAAGCCGGCTTCTACGTGCGCTTCGGCGGCGACACCCTGCAGTTCGGCCCAACCTTCAATGCCCAGCCGCAAGACCTTGACCGCCTGTTCGACGCCGTTGGCGAAGCCCTCAACCAGATCGACTGA
- a CDS encoding LysR family transcriptional regulator, with protein MSRRPDPLAQVSDFDIRLLRIFRSVVECGGFSAAENVLGIGRSAISQQMSDLEQRLGLRLCQRGRAGFSLTEEGREVYQSALQMLGAVESFRTEVNGLHRHLRGELNIGLTDNLVTLPHMRITHALAQLKDRGPDVRIQIRMIAPSQVEQGVLDGSLHVGVVPQASPLSGLEYQPLYSERSLLYCAVGHPLFYADDTQLADARLDAQEAIAPTFRLPAEIQACYQALNCTASASDREGMAFLILTGRYIGYLPDHYATFWVQQGRLRALKPAERFYDLSLSWVTRKGRRPHLVLESFLESLYETR; from the coding sequence ATGAGCCGCCGTCCCGATCCTCTCGCGCAGGTCAGTGATTTCGATATTCGCCTGCTGCGTATTTTCCGCAGCGTGGTGGAGTGCGGCGGTTTTTCCGCGGCGGAGAACGTGCTCGGTATCGGTCGCTCGGCGATCAGCCAGCAGATGAGCGATCTTGAGCAGCGCCTGGGTCTGCGCTTGTGCCAACGAGGCCGGGCCGGTTTTTCGCTGACCGAGGAAGGTCGCGAGGTGTATCAGTCGGCCCTGCAGATGCTGGGTGCGGTGGAGAGTTTTCGCACCGAGGTCAATGGCCTGCATCGTCATTTGCGCGGTGAACTCAACATCGGCCTGACCGACAACCTGGTGACGCTTCCGCACATGCGCATCACCCATGCGTTGGCGCAGTTGAAGGACCGCGGGCCGGACGTGCGCATTCAGATCCGCATGATCGCTCCGAGCCAGGTCGAGCAAGGGGTGCTCGACGGCAGCCTGCACGTGGGCGTGGTGCCGCAGGCAAGTCCGCTGTCCGGGCTTGAATACCAGCCGTTGTACAGCGAGCGCTCGCTGCTGTACTGCGCGGTGGGCCATCCCCTTTTCTACGCCGACGATACGCAGCTGGCCGATGCACGGCTGGATGCACAGGAGGCGATCGCGCCGACCTTTCGCTTGCCGGCCGAGATTCAGGCTTGTTACCAGGCGCTCAACTGCACGGCCAGCGCTTCGGATCGCGAGGGCATGGCGTTCCTGATTCTGACCGGGCGCTATATCGGCTATCTGCCGGACCACTACGCGACGTTCTGGGTGCAGCAGGGACGACTGCGCGCGCTCAAGCCCGCCGAGCGGTTCTATGACTTGAGCCTATCCTGGGTCACGCGCAAGGGTCGGCGCCCGCATTTAGTGCTCGAGAGCTTTCTGGAAAGTTTGTACGAAACGCGCTGA